In the genome of Vespa crabro chromosome 1, iyVesCrab1.2, whole genome shotgun sequence, the window TCGCAATCGCTTGAGAATTTCGCCTTTATTCATTGTTGAAATCTgactttgaatattttcaattaaaattaaaacaatcgaacaataaaattagtagatataagtatattttgacgtatttttaaattacgaAACTTTCAAAGTTTACTACTAGGGGGCACTTTCAACACTGTAAATTTGATTCTTATACGCAGTTTTTTTTAAACtgttataagtataatatcataatgaatattattacgaaacaagtaatatttttaatatgtataatgaaatgtttaaataaataaaaataattttatatcatttataacataTGACATTGTATCTGTCATATTAGGTTAGACCTGCGACTGTAGCGAGATGCATATCAACCAGCTGtatcaattataaagattttgaggatatatttcatttggaAAGTCACGAACCAAATATACCTCCGTATGTAGAGCGAGAAGGAGAAAATGTTGATCTTAAAAGAGCACGGTAATATGTTTTAACTATAGAATCCGGTATATATCATAGAAAATTTGTTGTAAtttagattaataatttttggaTCTAAATATCAACATTATTTTTCAGATTGATTTACCAGTCTCGTAAACGTGGTATGCTAGAAAACGGTCTTTTACTTAGTACTTTcgctaaaaaatatttgaataattttaatgattcacAATTAAAATTGTATGACCGTCTCATTAATTTACCATCAAATGACTGGGACATATTTTACTGGGCTACAAATGCCAAACCTACACCACCTGAATTTGACAATGAAATTAtggatttattgaaaaaacatATAAAGAATGAAGATAAGCAAGCTAGGATAATGCAGccagatttataaaaatttactgTCATTGATATGTAGTCAATTTATAAACTTAAAACTTCTAGTATTTAATTTAGATtgatatcataatttttgtttttgacgaaatagaaataaatgtgaaaaataaatatatttaaactaaTTTGGTATGAAAAGTTTTTCATAAAATCTCTTTTCAATtggaatttattttgttttacagTAAACCacaaatttgttttaattacatttatatcatCATTGTACATATAACTATAACTCTTTATAGAAACTATCCCttgagtttcttttttaactttctgTTTTAAATATAGCcaagatttaatataatacaaatataactaAAGCTGATATGTGGCCAATTTTATGCTATTTCAGTTCATAGGCGAAGtgtaattttacatttttatgttTTGTATCCTATGTTGACGACCGTAATGTTCAGCATTAGAATTTTCTGTACATATTTTGATTGGTTATTAGAGTTTGTATGTACATTCGTGGATACTTAcaaatacaatttcttttttataaataaaagaaatctctCAATAAAATTGGTAAAATACATTGAATACTGCGctaaataatgatatagaGCACAAGAGAGGTAGTACATAGAATGTAATTTATAAGagaatgtaaaatttatagattatactaattatatgCAAAATTTTAactcatttttaaaaatatataaaagcacatataagaaaaattttccaaaaCACATTTTCCTAATTGGTTCCTTTTTGTACTTTATATCTATGAAGAACAAATATActtaatcaattttaatacaaGAATCACATACACGCACAGGTTTATCCCATCCTCTGTGAGGTACTGGTTTACGATGTTGCGAACATTCTTGACATACGCCACGTCCGCAATCTCTGCAGTGATGTAAAGAAAGCATAGGAGAAAATTTCTGATTACAGATACAACATCCAGTAACTTCTGAATCAGGTACCCA includes:
- the LOC124432188 gene encoding succinate dehydrogenase assembly factor 2, mitochondrial-like isoform X1 — translated: MNIITKQVIFLVRPATVARCISTSCINYKDFEDIFHLESHEPNIPPYVEREGENVDLKRARLIYQSRKRGMLENGLLLSTFAKKYLNNFNDSQLKLYDRLINLPSNDWDIFYWATNAKPTPPEFDNEIMDLLKKHIKNEDKQARIMQPDL
- the LOC124432188 gene encoding succinate dehydrogenase assembly factor 2, mitochondrial-like isoform X2, whose product is MNIITKQVRPATVARCISTSCINYKDFEDIFHLESHEPNIPPYVEREGENVDLKRARLIYQSRKRGMLENGLLLSTFAKKYLNNFNDSQLKLYDRLINLPSNDWDIFYWATNAKPTPPEFDNEIMDLLKKHIKNEDKQARIMQPDL